One genomic window of Catenulispora sp. EB89 includes the following:
- a CDS encoding DegT/DnrJ/EryC1/StrS family aminotransferase, translating into MSPRIPLVDLAAAHAEIAHAVQAGFAEVLATTGFVGGPQVAAFEREYAAFGGVRHCVGVANGTDAVELSLRAVGVVPGDEVIVPANTFAATAGAVARIGAKPVFVDCDPVTCLIDVPAALAAIRPATKAIVPVHLYGQLAPVEELLAGLAGSDIRVVEDAAQCQGASRLGRTPGSGPGAIAATSFYPGKNLGAYGDGGAVLTDDEELAGTVRKLGSHGGLVKYAHDIAGVNSRLDALQAVVLRAKLRRLPEWNAARQAAAAYYDKLLADIEDVTLPAVLPGNEHVWHLYTVQVPARDAVLAGLEAEGIGAGIHYPVPLHRTGAFATDASFPHAEHVAAHTLSLPLHPHLMREQQETVVAALARALSAHQSRS; encoded by the coding sequence ATGAGCCCGCGCATACCCCTGGTCGACCTGGCCGCCGCGCACGCGGAGATCGCGCACGCGGTCCAGGCCGGGTTCGCCGAGGTGCTGGCCACCACGGGATTCGTCGGCGGTCCGCAGGTGGCGGCCTTCGAGCGCGAGTACGCGGCGTTCGGCGGCGTCCGGCACTGCGTCGGCGTGGCCAACGGCACCGACGCGGTGGAGCTGTCGCTGCGGGCGGTCGGAGTCGTCCCGGGCGATGAGGTGATCGTGCCGGCGAACACCTTCGCCGCGACCGCCGGCGCGGTGGCCAGGATCGGCGCCAAGCCGGTGTTCGTGGACTGCGATCCCGTCACCTGCCTGATCGACGTCCCGGCCGCGCTGGCCGCGATCCGTCCGGCCACCAAGGCGATCGTGCCGGTCCATCTCTACGGACAGCTGGCACCGGTGGAGGAGCTGCTGGCCGGGCTGGCAGGCAGCGACATCCGCGTCGTCGAGGACGCCGCCCAGTGCCAGGGCGCGAGCCGGCTGGGCCGGACGCCCGGCTCGGGCCCCGGGGCGATCGCCGCGACGAGCTTCTATCCGGGGAAGAACCTCGGCGCGTACGGGGACGGAGGCGCGGTCCTCACCGACGACGAGGAGCTGGCCGGGACGGTGCGCAAGCTGGGCAGCCACGGCGGCCTGGTGAAGTACGCGCACGACATCGCGGGCGTCAACAGCCGGCTCGACGCGCTGCAGGCTGTGGTCCTGCGCGCCAAGCTGCGCCGGCTCCCGGAGTGGAACGCCGCACGCCAGGCCGCGGCGGCGTACTACGACAAGCTGCTCGCCGATATCGAGGACGTCACGCTGCCGGCCGTGCTGCCGGGCAACGAGCACGTCTGGCATCTGTACACAGTCCAGGTTCCCGCGCGCGACGCGGTCCTGGCCGGCCTGGAGGCCGAGGGCATCGGCGCGGGGATCCACTACCCGGTGCCGCTCCACCGGACCGGCGCGTTCGCCACCGACGCGTCGTTCCCGCACGCCGAACACGTCGCGGCGCACACGCTCTCCCTGCCGCTGCACCCGCACCTGATGCGGGAGCAGCAGGAGACCGTCGTCGCCGCCCTGGCCCGGGCGCTCTCAGCGCACCAGAGCCGCTCGTAG
- a CDS encoding DUF4082 domain-containing protein, which produces MSHKIFRGLRKPVYAAVAAAVASVVTVWGAAVPAHASACANAVACENQQTSGVEDLTDGAGNLATYTSAYGDIQGFVNSESVLPGGTITLKVESPTQYAVEVDRLGYYGGKGSRMMSWSMNTSTGTYPADYGSTLPACDSDKSTGLVDCGNWPTTVSIQVPSTAVSGVYIVALEQWDSTDALIGYMPVPVVVREPDNAAHHSDVVVQTSDQTWQAYNTFGGQDVYVGNGPAPDGRAYRVSYNRPLPDIGQNGIFGSEFSLIYWLEENGYDVSYISGIDATTDPASVSNHKVFISSGHDEYWNQAQWNNVMAARHAGQNQIFMSGNEVFWRTRMENSIDGSNTPNRTMTTYKMTKLYGTTPVDGVPDPTGQWTGTWMDAHGLGTGAAPEDQLTGTLFSVNANQYSPITFSSQFSNLRVWRNTTVASLMSGSESTPYGLLGYEWDSDYADSTRPPGEIDLSSTTLTVDQLRTDYGNDYSTGQATHSLVEFRDQTSHALVFGTATVQWSWGLNNLHTDNTGVANPPNPPNQTTTADRDVQQATMNMLSDEGVQPTTPQTGLVVGTALPAGTQGPTTTMTAPAAGSTVQVLKPLTATGTAAPSTGTVVARVEVSVDGGTTWNAASTTHTAGGSVSWSYAWTPTTMGSATIQVRSEDDNADIGATQSVTLTVGPQICPCVIFPSTASPAHPDSGDGSSVEIGTKFKTSTAGKITGVRFYQSPANTGSHVASLWTSNGILLGSTPASTATVTQPGWQTLNFTTPVSIKANTTYVVSYHAPVGHYAADAGYFTNGGAGAPPIQAQQSSSSGGNGVYTYAASTSFPNNSYNDTNYWVDPVFDNTGIPTTPPTVTSTSPGSGATAVSPTAPVTASFSAAMDPTTATFTVKDGTGTAVPGSVSYTAATNTIVFTPDSPLGLSTGYTASIQADDAYGNAMTAPVTWSFTTAATMPAPSCPCTLWPSSTVPTTADSGDGNSVELGVKFSSSIAGNVTGLRFYKSAANTGTHTGTLWSATGQQLATGTFTGESASGWQTLTFSTPVSIAANTTYVVSYHAPVGHYAADAGYFTNQHTYYPLSAPGTSNGLYSYGSTTTFPTNTYNATNYWVDPVFQTTAPAASPAATPLKSPSVRVSGTRTTGATGAAVVPTLAGNRLALREDPVMDPTHPITTVLPPTADPASVKMTVVTAAPVPGQEWQAGTNMPGYVTFDPTTHVVAFHPNGMLPRNASYRVTVNANVDNDDPTPPLTWVIQPTVVAGGTPHVPGEGTPLGVAPGVLPSPSYGSRSNKPGIR; this is translated from the coding sequence ATGTCGCACAAGATTTTCAGAGGGCTGAGAAAGCCTGTATACGCCGCCGTCGCGGCGGCGGTCGCCTCTGTGGTGACGGTGTGGGGCGCGGCCGTGCCGGCCCACGCCTCGGCGTGTGCCAACGCGGTGGCGTGTGAGAACCAGCAGACCTCCGGTGTGGAGGATCTGACGGACGGCGCCGGGAACCTGGCGACGTACACCAGTGCCTACGGAGACATCCAGGGGTTCGTCAACAGCGAGAGCGTCCTGCCGGGCGGCACGATCACCTTGAAGGTGGAGTCGCCGACGCAGTACGCCGTCGAGGTCGACCGGCTCGGGTACTACGGGGGCAAGGGCTCCCGGATGATGTCGTGGAGCATGAACACCTCGACCGGCACGTACCCCGCCGACTACGGCAGCACCCTGCCGGCGTGTGACTCCGACAAGTCCACCGGTCTGGTGGACTGCGGCAACTGGCCGACCACCGTGTCGATCCAGGTGCCGTCCACCGCGGTGTCCGGGGTCTACATCGTGGCACTGGAGCAGTGGGACAGCACCGACGCGCTGATCGGCTACATGCCGGTGCCGGTGGTGGTCCGGGAGCCGGACAACGCCGCGCACCACAGCGACGTCGTGGTGCAGACCTCCGACCAGACCTGGCAGGCCTACAACACCTTCGGCGGCCAGGACGTGTACGTCGGAAACGGCCCGGCGCCGGACGGACGCGCGTACCGCGTCAGCTACAACCGTCCGCTGCCGGACATCGGCCAGAACGGGATCTTCGGCTCGGAGTTCTCGCTGATCTACTGGCTGGAGGAGAACGGCTACGACGTCAGCTACATCTCCGGCATCGATGCCACGACTGATCCGGCGTCGGTGAGCAACCACAAGGTGTTCATCTCCTCAGGCCACGACGAGTACTGGAACCAAGCCCAGTGGAACAACGTCATGGCCGCGCGGCACGCCGGGCAGAACCAGATCTTCATGTCGGGCAACGAGGTGTTCTGGCGGACCCGGATGGAGAACAGCATCGACGGGTCGAACACGCCGAACCGCACGATGACCACCTACAAGATGACGAAGCTGTACGGGACCACCCCGGTGGACGGAGTCCCAGACCCGACAGGGCAGTGGACCGGGACCTGGATGGACGCGCACGGCTTGGGGACAGGCGCGGCACCTGAGGACCAGTTGACCGGCACGTTGTTCTCGGTCAACGCGAACCAGTACTCGCCGATCACCTTCTCGTCGCAGTTCTCGAACCTGCGGGTCTGGCGGAACACGACGGTCGCGAGCCTCATGAGCGGTTCGGAGAGCACGCCGTACGGTCTGCTCGGCTACGAGTGGGACTCGGACTACGCCGACTCCACCCGGCCGCCCGGTGAGATCGACCTGTCCTCGACGACGCTGACCGTGGACCAGCTCCGCACGGACTACGGCAACGACTACTCGACCGGGCAGGCCACGCACAGCCTGGTGGAGTTCCGCGACCAGACGTCGCACGCGCTGGTGTTCGGCACGGCCACGGTCCAGTGGTCCTGGGGTCTGAACAACCTGCATACCGACAACACCGGCGTCGCGAACCCGCCGAACCCGCCCAACCAGACCACCACGGCGGACCGCGACGTCCAGCAGGCGACCATGAACATGCTCTCCGACGAGGGCGTGCAGCCGACCACCCCGCAGACCGGGCTGGTCGTCGGGACGGCGCTGCCGGCCGGGACGCAGGGGCCGACGACGACGATGACCGCTCCGGCCGCCGGTTCCACGGTGCAGGTGCTCAAGCCGCTGACGGCGACCGGCACCGCGGCGCCGTCGACCGGGACCGTGGTGGCCCGCGTCGAGGTCTCCGTGGACGGCGGCACGACGTGGAACGCCGCCAGCACGACGCACACCGCCGGCGGCTCGGTGTCCTGGAGCTACGCCTGGACGCCGACCACGATGGGCAGCGCGACGATCCAGGTCCGGTCCGAGGACGACAACGCGGACATCGGGGCCACGCAGTCGGTCACGCTGACCGTGGGGCCGCAGATCTGCCCCTGCGTGATCTTCCCGTCCACCGCCTCGCCGGCCCATCCGGACAGCGGGGACGGCTCGTCGGTGGAGATCGGGACGAAGTTCAAGACCTCGACCGCGGGCAAGATCACCGGCGTCCGGTTCTACCAGAGCCCGGCGAACACCGGCTCCCACGTGGCGAGCCTGTGGACCTCGAACGGGATCCTGCTCGGGTCCACCCCGGCCTCGACGGCGACGGTGACCCAGCCCGGCTGGCAGACCCTGAACTTCACCACTCCGGTGTCGATCAAGGCCAACACGACGTACGTCGTGTCGTACCACGCACCGGTCGGGCACTACGCGGCCGACGCCGGGTACTTCACGAACGGCGGGGCCGGCGCGCCGCCGATCCAGGCGCAGCAGTCGTCGTCGTCCGGCGGGAACGGCGTCTACACCTATGCGGCGTCGACTTCCTTCCCGAACAACTCCTACAACGACACCAACTACTGGGTGGACCCGGTGTTCGACAACACCGGGATCCCGACCACGCCGCCGACGGTGACGTCGACGTCGCCGGGGTCGGGGGCGACCGCGGTGTCGCCGACGGCTCCGGTGACGGCGTCGTTCAGCGCGGCCATGGACCCGACGACGGCGACCTTCACGGTGAAGGACGGGACGGGGACCGCGGTGCCCGGGTCCGTGAGCTACACGGCGGCGACGAACACGATCGTGTTCACGCCGGACAGCCCGCTGGGGCTGAGCACCGGGTACACCGCTTCGATCCAGGCGGACGACGCGTACGGGAACGCGATGACGGCTCCGGTGACGTGGTCGTTCACCACGGCCGCCACGATGCCGGCGCCGTCGTGCCCGTGCACGCTGTGGCCGTCGTCCACGGTGCCCACGACCGCGGACTCCGGGGACGGGAACTCGGTGGAGCTCGGGGTGAAGTTCTCGTCGTCGATCGCGGGGAACGTGACCGGGCTGCGGTTCTACAAGAGTGCCGCGAACACCGGCACGCACACCGGGACGCTGTGGAGCGCCACCGGGCAGCAGCTGGCGACGGGCACGTTCACCGGGGAGAGCGCTTCCGGGTGGCAGACGCTGACGTTCTCGACGCCGGTGTCGATCGCGGCGAACACGACGTACGTGGTCTCCTACCACGCGCCGGTCGGGCACTACGCGGCTGACGCGGGGTACTTCACCAACCAGCACACGTACTATCCGCTGAGCGCGCCGGGCACTTCCAACGGTCTGTACTCCTACGGGTCGACGACCACGTTCCCGACGAACACCTACAACGCCACGAACTACTGGGTGGATCCGGTGTTCCAGACGACGGCGCCGGCCGCGAGCCCGGCCGCGACACCGCTGAAGAGCCCGAGCGTGCGGGTGAGCGGGACGCGGACGACGGGTGCGACGGGGGCCGCGGTGGTGCCGACGCTCGCGGGCAACCGGCTCGCGCTGCGCGAGGACCCGGTGATGGACCCGACGCATCCGATCACGACGGTGCTTCCCCCGACGGCCGATCCGGCTTCGGTGAAGATGACCGTGGTGACGGCGGCGCCGGTGCCGGGGCAGGAGTGGCAGGCGGGGACGAACATGCCGGGGTACGTGACGTTCGATCCGACGACGCATGTGGTGGCGTTCCATCCCAACGGGATGCTGCCGCGGAACGCCTCGTACCGGGTGACGGTGAACGCGAACGTCGACAACGACGATCCGACGCCGCCGCTGACCTGGGTGATCCAGCCGACGGTCGTGGCCGGCGGAACGCCGCACGTGCCGGGCGAGGGGACGCCGTTGGGGGTGGCGCCGGGCGTGTTGCCGTCGCCTTCCTACGGGAGTCGGAGTAACAAGCCGGGGATCCGGTAG
- a CDS encoding glycosyltransferase family 2 protein yields the protein MGSVSVVIPCYRYGHFLADCVRSVLDEQPGVDVRVLIIDDASPDDSADRARELAAADPRITVQVHEANRGHIATYNEGLLEWADGDYSVLLSADDRLTPGALVRATALLDAHPAVGFVYGHPLTFQDGSALPPARGADWHSGQWAVRPGLWWLRRRFRTAEGCITSPEVVIRTSVQKRIGGYDPALPHSGDIEMWMRAASVAGVGHIRGADQAYYRRHAANMSTVDFGGQLDDLRQRRAAFESVLVKCGDALPDADAWAADMRRRLARQALRRAVRAYDKGLTGTVPVTELVTFAEDCWPEYRRLPEYAGLKVRRAVGERAMPYLRPLVVSAAVNRGREWVWWQSWRRRGW from the coding sequence ATGGGCAGTGTCAGTGTCGTGATCCCGTGCTACCGGTACGGGCACTTCTTGGCCGACTGCGTGCGGAGCGTGCTGGACGAACAGCCCGGCGTCGACGTACGGGTCCTGATCATCGACGACGCCTCGCCCGACGACTCGGCGGACCGCGCCCGGGAGCTGGCGGCGGCCGACCCGCGGATCACGGTGCAGGTGCACGAGGCCAACCGGGGGCACATCGCGACGTACAACGAGGGGCTGCTGGAGTGGGCCGACGGGGACTACAGCGTCCTGCTGTCGGCCGACGACCGGCTCACACCCGGGGCGCTGGTACGCGCGACGGCACTGCTGGACGCGCACCCCGCGGTCGGGTTCGTGTACGGACACCCGCTGACCTTCCAGGACGGCTCCGCGCTGCCGCCGGCACGCGGCGCGGACTGGCACAGCGGCCAGTGGGCGGTCCGCCCGGGCCTGTGGTGGCTCCGGCGCCGCTTCCGCACGGCGGAGGGATGCATCACCTCACCGGAGGTGGTGATCCGCACCTCGGTCCAGAAGCGCATCGGCGGCTACGACCCCGCACTGCCGCACTCAGGCGACATCGAGATGTGGATGCGCGCCGCGTCGGTGGCCGGCGTAGGCCACATCCGAGGCGCGGACCAGGCGTACTACCGGCGGCACGCCGCGAACATGTCGACGGTCGACTTCGGCGGCCAACTGGACGACCTGCGCCAACGCCGCGCGGCATTCGAGTCGGTCCTGGTGAAGTGCGGCGACGCCCTGCCGGACGCCGACGCGTGGGCCGCGGACATGCGCCGGAGGCTGGCACGGCAGGCACTGCGGCGGGCGGTGCGCGCGTACGACAAGGGACTGACGGGGACGGTCCCGGTGACGGAGCTGGTCACCTTCGCGGAGGACTGCTGGCCGGAGTACCGCAGGCTGCCGGAGTACGCGGGCCTGAAGGTGCGGCGCGCGGTGGGGGAGCGGGCGATGCCCTACCTGCGGCCGCTGGTGGTGAGCGCGGCGGTGAATCGGGGACGGGAGTGGGTTTGGTGGCAGTCTTGGCGGCGGCGGGGGTGGTAG
- a CDS encoding cytochrome P450 produces MSKFSQTAGFAAYLSMQRASTQYLAHIRREPLAMLMTRKGREDPYPIYRRMRERGTLALTARGNWSTTSHRVCNAVLRDRRFGVVQDEQLDMSFLGMNAPDHTRLRRLAQPAFSPKTLPSFRARIESTVGELLDRASATGRFDVVSGFAAPLPISVITELLGIPDADSGEFAEHGAVIGSALDGIQSLRQASRFAASDAKLHALFEKLFELRRREPADDLISRLIAAEGDQIEPAELEPMVFLLLIAGFETTVNVIGNGILALLNNPDQWEALRADPERLAPKAVEEALRYDPPVQVTSRIALEDVELEGHRIKQGQSVVTLLGAAGRDPEVYDHPERFDIDRKDPADHLAFSSGAHYCVGQPLARMELTIAMQLLAERMPQLRIAGPVRRKPGSTIRGLRQLPVLAG; encoded by the coding sequence ATGAGCAAGTTCTCGCAGACGGCCGGATTCGCGGCGTACCTCTCCATGCAACGCGCCAGCACGCAGTATCTGGCGCACATCCGGCGCGAGCCGCTGGCGATGCTCATGACGCGGAAGGGGCGCGAGGACCCGTATCCCATCTACCGGCGGATGCGCGAGCGGGGGACGCTGGCCCTGACGGCGCGGGGGAACTGGTCGACGACGAGCCACCGGGTGTGCAACGCGGTGTTGCGGGACCGCAGGTTCGGCGTGGTGCAGGACGAGCAGTTGGACATGTCGTTCCTCGGCATGAACGCCCCGGACCACACCCGGCTGCGGCGGCTGGCCCAGCCGGCGTTCAGCCCGAAGACACTGCCGTCGTTCCGGGCCCGCATCGAGAGCACGGTCGGCGAACTGCTCGACCGGGCGTCTGCCACAGGGCGTTTCGACGTGGTCTCCGGCTTCGCCGCGCCGCTCCCGATCAGCGTCATCACCGAACTGCTGGGCATCCCCGACGCCGACAGCGGCGAGTTCGCCGAGCACGGCGCCGTCATCGGCAGCGCCCTCGACGGCATCCAGTCCCTGCGCCAGGCCTCACGCTTCGCCGCCTCGGACGCCAAGCTGCACGCCCTGTTCGAGAAGCTCTTCGAACTCCGCCGCCGCGAACCGGCCGACGACCTGATCAGCCGCCTGATCGCCGCCGAAGGCGACCAGATCGAGCCGGCCGAACTGGAACCGATGGTCTTCCTGCTGCTGATAGCGGGCTTCGAGACCACCGTCAACGTCATCGGCAACGGCATCCTGGCCCTCCTGAACAACCCGGACCAGTGGGAAGCACTCCGCGCGGACCCCGAACGCCTGGCCCCGAAGGCGGTCGAAGAAGCACTCCGCTACGACCCCCCGGTCCAGGTGACGAGCCGCATCGCCCTGGAGGACGTCGAGCTCGAAGGCCACCGGATCAAACAAGGCCAGTCGGTCGTGACCCTGCTCGGCGCCGCCGGCCGCGACCCCGAGGTCTACGACCACCCGGAGCGATTCGACATCGACCGCAAGGACCCAGCCGACCACCTGGCCTTCTCCAGCGGCGCCCACTACTGCGTGGGCCAACCCCTGGCCCGCATGGAGCTGACGATCGCCATGCAGCTGCTGGCGGAGCGCATGCCCCAGCTGAGGATCGCGGGCCCGGTACGGCGCAAGCCGGGGTCGACGATCAGGGGGCTGCGGCAGCTGCCGGTGCTGGCTGGTTGA
- a CDS encoding TetR/AcrR family transcriptional regulator, whose protein sequence is MTVQSGILGRSRRAVKRPLLDVVAEVLLAQPGASLAEVAEAAGISRTTLHKHYATRDDLVRAVGLRATEIYEQAVDRVADEPGTEAGLRRLIVAMIESGPQLTFLWRNPVLDEDHELTERYIDAEKRCLAVLDRARSQGLLAASTPDWWMLQTLYSLVYTAAECVQFGKLAPLDAPDLALSTLLHGLGVRA, encoded by the coding sequence ATGACTGTTCAGTCCGGCATCCTCGGCCGCTCCCGACGCGCGGTGAAGCGGCCCCTGCTCGACGTCGTCGCGGAAGTACTCCTGGCCCAACCCGGCGCCTCGCTCGCCGAAGTGGCAGAAGCCGCCGGGATCAGCCGTACGACGTTGCACAAGCACTACGCGACCAGGGACGACCTGGTGCGCGCGGTGGGCCTGCGGGCCACGGAGATCTACGAGCAGGCGGTGGACCGCGTCGCCGACGAGCCCGGCACCGAGGCGGGGCTGCGGCGGCTGATCGTCGCGATGATCGAGAGCGGTCCGCAGCTGACGTTCCTGTGGCGGAACCCCGTCCTCGACGAGGACCACGAACTCACGGAGCGGTACATCGACGCGGAGAAGCGCTGCCTGGCGGTGCTCGATCGGGCCCGGAGCCAGGGGCTGCTCGCCGCGTCGACGCCGGACTGGTGGATGCTGCAGACGCTGTATTCGCTCGTGTACACGGCCGCCGAGTGCGTGCAGTTCGGGAAGCTGGCGCCGCTCGACGCGCCGGATCTCGCGCTCAGTACTCTGCTGCACGGTTTGGGCGTGCGGGCATGA
- a CDS encoding oligosaccharide flippase family protein, translated as MSQTQADAPESLGDRVRSAAKWSLINTLLIRIGTFATGVVLARGALTPRDWGLYAVGGVAQAVLLSFNELGVSLAVVRWDRDPRTFAPTVVTLATASSTLLYVALWFLAHDIAIMLGSPDATGVLRILCFAVVVDGVACVPNAVLMREFRQRARLTIDLLTFVVSSGLTLILAFRGWGASSFAWGGVAGVMVALIGCGIAAPGYLRPGWDRAVARELIRYGAPLAGASLFVLATMNTDSAVVGATLGPVALGLYRVAFTMSSWPVRAISETARRVSFAGFSRAAVSAQTLTDGFTSGLSPLLIASVPACALLAALPSPIIRSVYGDQWTGAAGALRYLAILGLLRIIFELCYDFMVAAGRSRALLTVQAIWLAALIPALIIGAHRHGISGVGLGHVIVAAGLIGPAYLLTLRAVGIHPLRIFAVTWRPVIGGAVVVAVAMAVNHVAGDSDLGLAGASLAAMVAYVPIAVPASAMRQVWGAVGSRLSRRPKATPLPAITDERLASGESL; from the coding sequence ATGAGCCAGACGCAAGCCGACGCACCGGAATCGCTCGGCGACCGGGTCCGCTCCGCCGCAAAGTGGAGTCTGATCAACACCCTGCTGATCCGGATCGGCACCTTCGCCACCGGCGTGGTCCTGGCGCGCGGCGCGCTGACGCCGCGGGACTGGGGCCTGTACGCGGTCGGCGGCGTCGCGCAGGCGGTGCTGCTGTCGTTCAACGAGCTGGGCGTCAGCCTGGCCGTGGTGCGCTGGGACCGCGACCCGCGCACGTTCGCGCCGACGGTGGTCACGCTCGCGACGGCGTCCAGCACGCTGCTGTACGTCGCGCTCTGGTTCCTGGCGCACGACATCGCGATCATGCTGGGCTCCCCGGACGCGACCGGCGTCCTGCGGATCCTGTGCTTCGCCGTGGTCGTCGACGGCGTGGCCTGCGTCCCGAACGCCGTGCTGATGCGCGAGTTCCGACAGCGCGCGCGGCTGACGATCGACCTGCTGACCTTCGTCGTGAGCTCCGGCCTGACGCTGATCCTGGCGTTCCGCGGCTGGGGTGCCTCCAGCTTCGCCTGGGGCGGCGTGGCCGGCGTGATGGTGGCGCTGATCGGCTGTGGTATCGCAGCCCCCGGATATCTGCGGCCGGGCTGGGACCGCGCGGTGGCCCGCGAACTCATCCGCTACGGCGCCCCGCTGGCCGGTGCGAGCCTGTTCGTCCTGGCGACGATGAACACCGACAGCGCGGTGGTCGGCGCGACGCTCGGGCCGGTGGCGCTGGGCCTGTACCGGGTGGCGTTCACGATGTCGAGCTGGCCGGTGCGGGCGATCTCCGAGACGGCGCGGCGCGTTTCCTTCGCCGGGTTCTCGCGCGCGGCCGTCTCCGCGCAGACCCTCACCGACGGTTTCACCAGCGGACTCTCGCCGCTGCTGATCGCCTCGGTCCCGGCCTGCGCCCTGCTGGCGGCGTTGCCGAGCCCGATCATCCGCTCGGTCTACGGCGACCAGTGGACCGGCGCCGCCGGTGCCTTGCGCTACCTGGCGATTCTCGGTCTGCTGCGGATCATCTTCGAGCTCTGTTACGACTTCATGGTTGCCGCCGGGCGCTCCCGGGCGCTCCTGACCGTCCAGGCGATCTGGTTGGCCGCGTTGATCCCCGCGCTCATCATCGGCGCGCACCGCCACGGCATCAGCGGCGTGGGACTGGGCCACGTCATCGTCGCGGCGGGCCTCATCGGGCCGGCCTACCTCCTGACGTTGCGCGCCGTGGGCATCCATCCGCTCCGCATCTTCGCGGTCACGTGGCGACCGGTCATCGGCGGCGCCGTGGTGGTCGCGGTCGCCATGGCGGTGAACCACGTCGCCGGCGACTCCGATCTCGGGCTGGCCGGGGCGAGCCTGGCGGCGATGGTCGCGTACGTGCCGATCGCCGTGCCGGCGTCGGCGATGCGGCAGGTGTGGGGCGCGGTGGGCTCCCGGCTCAGCCGGCGGCCGAAGGCGACGCCGCTGCCCGCGATCACCGACGAGCGGCTCGCTTCGGGGGAGTCGCTATAG
- a CDS encoding O-antigen ligase family protein has product MSAPAPPRLRRPIRRGGDVAPARKPATATPDAKPPKRDAASILTIYAALVMLAPATQTFANLGALGAPATIFSVMALLWFLAGRLTGRLSLDPGSSSVRKAMCVFTVAFTLSYIGLSGRSASPLETQAADRALILMLIWCGLVVVASAGITERARLEVLLRRLVLLGTVVAVIGIFEFFSGWQLTEHVIIPGLATNSDPAATGARGGHLRAQATTTQPLEFGAVIAVHLPFALQQAGDAARWGTGLKNMLRRYGPVTTMIISLPMTVSRTAIIGLVVVLAVLMPSWPKARRRPAYLMTLVGAAAVRVLVPGLLGTILVLFSSASGTSDNSSQARTKDYAGVAPYIKQRPWFGRGPATFIPSLYRYTDNYYLLALVEVGVVGVLAVLVIYFTGIRAGRLGRKLSVDEPYRDLGQCFAAAFAVMLFISATFDTLSFPMLSGLFFLLFGCSGAYLGIARSEAAARARAQAGTG; this is encoded by the coding sequence GTGAGCGCTCCGGCGCCTCCGCGCCTGCGTCGCCCCATCCGTCGCGGCGGCGACGTCGCCCCGGCCCGCAAGCCCGCGACGGCCACGCCGGATGCGAAGCCCCCGAAGCGCGACGCCGCCTCGATTCTGACCATCTACGCCGCCCTGGTGATGCTGGCGCCGGCCACCCAGACGTTCGCCAACCTCGGCGCCCTGGGCGCCCCGGCGACCATCTTCTCGGTCATGGCGCTCCTGTGGTTCCTGGCCGGACGCCTCACCGGGCGCCTCAGCCTGGATCCGGGGTCCAGCTCGGTGCGCAAGGCGATGTGCGTCTTCACCGTCGCCTTCACCCTGTCCTACATCGGCCTGTCCGGCCGCTCGGCCAGCCCGCTGGAGACCCAGGCCGCCGACCGGGCCCTGATCCTCATGCTGATCTGGTGCGGCCTGGTGGTCGTGGCCTCCGCCGGGATCACCGAGCGGGCCCGCCTGGAGGTGCTGCTGCGCCGGCTGGTCCTGCTCGGCACGGTCGTGGCCGTGATCGGCATCTTCGAGTTCTTCTCCGGCTGGCAGCTGACCGAGCACGTCATCATCCCGGGCCTGGCGACCAACAGCGATCCGGCCGCCACCGGCGCCCGCGGCGGCCACCTGCGTGCGCAGGCCACGACCACCCAGCCGCTGGAGTTCGGCGCGGTGATCGCGGTCCACCTGCCCTTCGCGCTCCAGCAGGCCGGCGACGCCGCGCGCTGGGGCACCGGGCTGAAGAACATGCTGCGCCGCTACGGCCCGGTGACCACCATGATCATCAGCCTCCCGATGACGGTGTCCCGCACCGCGATCATCGGCCTGGTCGTGGTCCTGGCGGTGCTGATGCCGTCCTGGCCCAAGGCCCGGCGCCGCCCCGCCTACCTCATGACGCTGGTCGGGGCCGCGGCCGTCCGGGTCCTCGTCCCGGGCCTGCTCGGCACGATCCTGGTGCTGTTCTCCTCGGCCTCCGGAACCTCCGACAACAGCTCGCAGGCCCGCACGAAGGACTACGCGGGCGTCGCGCCGTACATCAAACAACGGCCGTGGTTCGGCCGCGGCCCGGCCACGTTCATCCCCAGCCTCTACCGCTACACCGACAACTACTACCTCCTCGCGCTCGTCGAGGTCGGCGTGGTCGGGGTCCTGGCCGTGCTGGTCATCTACTTCACCGGCATCCGCGCCGGGCGGCTGGGCCGCAAGCTGAGCGTGGACGAGCCGTACCGCGACCTCGGCCAGTGCTTCGCGGCGGCCTTCGCGGTGATGCTCTTCATCAGCGCCACCTTCGACACGCTCAGCTTCCCGATGCTCAGCGGGTTGTTCTTCCTCCTCTTCGGCTGTTCGGGTGCTTATTTAGGCATAGCCCGCTCGGAAGCCGCCGCCAGAGCCCGAGCCCAGGCAGGTACCGGATGA